A genomic region of candidate division KSB1 bacterium contains the following coding sequences:
- a CDS encoding amino acid-binding protein, with amino-acid sequence MPLEKQLSVFVQNKVGSLGELSIALAKANINIKALSIVDDLDWGIVRLIVDEPEKAKEILHKLGLMYGEGQVVTVMLENHPGALAELADKLGKKKINIEQAFLTTAGDVSLIVLSTTDDKKASSVLG; translated from the coding sequence ATGCCCTTAGAAAAACAATTATCCGTTTTTGTTCAAAATAAGGTAGGAAGCTTAGGAGAGCTTTCCATAGCCCTTGCCAAAGCAAACATCAACATCAAAGCCCTCTCAATCGTGGATGACCTCGATTGGGGAATTGTTAGACTAATCGTGGACGAACCGGAAAAGGCAAAAGAGATTCTCCATAAATTAGGTTTGATGTATGGGGAAGGACAGGTCGTAACGGTTATGTTAGAAAATCACCCCGGCGCCTTGGCCGAGTTAGCCGACAAACTTGGGAAAAAGAAAATAAATATAGAACAGGCTTTTCTCACTACAGCCGGCGACGTAAGTTTGATCGTTTTATCTACGACAGATGATAAAAAAGCAAGTTCTGTGTTAGGCTAA
- a CDS encoding EAL domain-containing protein has protein sequence MLNEPIKILLVEDDLFYEDYLSEIFAEETEISYELNHVVRIKDCVEHLEQDNFDVILIDLNLPDCTGLDTIYEVESQASNTPIIVLTEQDDNELASQALQSGAQDYLVKGQIDRSTLERSIRYAIERNRLLEQLEESKRLQRHLAYHDALTILPNRHLLHDRLQQALAQSKRSGKLAALLFLDLDGFKRINDTLGHGIGDLLLKSVAKRLKTTVRQVDTVARLGGDEFTIVLLEINHAQDAKDVAQKILKVISQPYKIEEHELFVTASVGISIYPDDGSDIESLIRKADIAMYRAKGQGKNNYQVYNLSMDAKFFERLTLENSLRKAVENEELVAYYQPQVDLRTGEITGVEALVRWQHQKFGLVPPDKFIPLAEETGVILEIDEWMMKTACRQIKNWEREGIANIRVAVNLSTRQFRQKNLTEKVAQILNDSAVQPKNLCLEITENEVMHNIETTVEILQALKKMGVLLSLDDFGTGYSSLSYLKRFPIDILKIDRTFVNGIPSDRDDTAISTAIVVLAHSMELKVIAEGVEKSEQIAFLQSLQCDEIQGFYFSRPLNAETVTDLLKVKKRLFLPN, from the coding sequence ATGCTTAATGAACCGATAAAAATTCTCTTAGTTGAAGACGACCTTTTTTACGAAGATTATCTCAGCGAAATCTTCGCAGAAGAGACCGAGATTTCCTACGAACTCAACCATGTTGTTCGAATTAAGGATTGCGTTGAACACCTTGAACAGGATAACTTTGATGTTATTCTAATAGATCTGAATCTGCCGGATTGCACCGGTTTAGACACGATTTACGAAGTTGAGAGTCAAGCTTCTAATACACCGATCATTGTTTTGACAGAACAAGATGATAACGAGCTTGCTTCCCAAGCTCTTCAGTCAGGAGCCCAAGATTATCTTGTAAAAGGTCAGATCGATCGTAGCACGTTAGAACGCTCAATTCGTTATGCCATTGAAAGAAACCGCCTGCTCGAGCAACTGGAAGAATCTAAACGTTTGCAACGACACCTTGCTTATCACGACGCCTTAACCATACTGCCCAATCGTCACCTGCTTCATGATCGTTTGCAGCAAGCGTTGGCGCAGTCAAAGCGCTCTGGAAAACTGGCAGCACTGCTCTTTCTCGATTTGGATGGTTTTAAACGCATTAACGATACTCTGGGTCACGGAATCGGCGACTTATTGTTGAAATCTGTTGCAAAGAGATTAAAAACGACTGTTCGGCAGGTGGATACCGTCGCCCGTTTAGGCGGTGACGAATTTACCATCGTACTTTTAGAAATTAATCATGCTCAAGATGCCAAGGACGTTGCCCAAAAAATTCTCAAAGTGATTTCCCAGCCTTATAAAATCGAAGAACATGAATTGTTCGTAACGGCAAGTGTCGGAATTAGCATTTATCCGGATGACGGTTCTGACATCGAGAGCTTGATCAGAAAAGCAGATATCGCCATGTATCGAGCCAAGGGGCAGGGTAAAAATAATTATCAGGTTTATAATCTCTCGATGGATGCAAAATTCTTCGAACGCCTGACTCTTGAAAATAGCCTGCGCAAAGCGGTTGAAAATGAGGAACTTGTGGCTTATTACCAGCCTCAGGTGGACTTACGGACTGGAGAAATAACCGGAGTTGAGGCGCTGGTTCGCTGGCAGCATCAGAAGTTCGGTTTGGTGCCGCCAGATAAGTTCATTCCACTGGCCGAAGAGACCGGCGTCATTTTGGAAATAGATGAATGGATGATGAAGACCGCCTGTCGGCAAATTAAAAACTGGGAGAGGGAGGGCATTGCCAATATTAGAGTAGCGGTCAATTTATCAACTCGTCAATTCCGCCAAAAGAATCTTACTGAAAAGGTTGCTCAAATTCTGAATGACTCCGCGGTACAGCCCAAGAATTTATGCTTGGAAATTACCGAAAACGAAGTGATGCACAATATTGAAACAACGGTCGAAATTCTGCAAGCGCTTAAAAAGATGGGCGTTCTTCTTTCATTGGATGACTTCGGTACAGGTTATTCATCGCTGAGTTATTTGAAACGTTTTCCGATAGATATACTTAAGATTGATCGAACTTTCGTGAACGGCATTCCGTCAGACCGTGACGATACGGCGATTTCAACGGCAATTGTCGTTCTGGCACATAGCATGGAATTAAAAGTCATTGCTGAAGGTGTTGAAAAATCAGAGCAGATTGCATTCTTACAATCTTTGCAATGCGACGAGATTCAAGGCTTTTATTTCAGTCGGCCGCTAAATGCGGAAACGGTGACAGATCTCCTTAAAGTAAAAAAACGATTATTCCTCCCTAACTGA
- a CDS encoding EAL domain-containing protein gives MRMSVIAEGVETREQIEFLESVECEEMQGFYFSGRFHPSNSMIF, from the coding sequence TTGCGAATGAGTGTGATCGCCGAAGGTGTTGAGACGAGAGAACAAATTGAATTTTTGGAATCGGTAGAATGTGAGGAGATGCAAGGGTTTTATTTCAGCGGCCGCTTCCACCCGAGCAACTCTATGATTTTTTGA